The proteins below are encoded in one region of Knoellia sp. S7-12:
- a CDS encoding response regulator transcription factor, whose translation MTRVLLVDDDPLVCGALQTMLGATEDLDVVGSVNDGDQVIEAIHRHRPDLVLMDVRMARQDGITTTAALSALASPPKVIMLTTFDHDDVMLRAVHAGAAGFLLKTASPLDIIAAVRSVAAGEGALSARSARQVVEHLQSDPAGELRRTAAGLVATLTPRELDVVRCVGRGMTTAQIAAELFLGEATVKSHLARSQDKLGVASRVEVGIIADRAGLL comes from the coding sequence ATGACACGAGTTCTGCTCGTGGACGACGACCCGCTGGTGTGCGGTGCCCTGCAGACGATGCTCGGCGCGACCGAGGACCTCGATGTCGTCGGCAGCGTCAATGACGGCGACCAGGTGATCGAGGCGATCCACCGTCACCGTCCCGACCTCGTCCTGATGGATGTGCGGATGGCGCGGCAGGACGGCATCACGACGACGGCTGCGTTGTCTGCGCTGGCTTCCCCGCCGAAGGTCATCATGTTGACGACGTTCGACCACGACGACGTGATGTTGCGGGCGGTGCACGCAGGCGCGGCAGGGTTCCTGCTCAAGACCGCGAGCCCGCTCGACATCATCGCCGCCGTGCGCTCGGTGGCGGCGGGGGAGGGTGCACTCTCGGCGCGCAGTGCTCGGCAGGTCGTCGAGCACCTCCAGTCCGACCCGGCGGGTGAGCTGCGACGGACAGCGGCCGGGTTGGTCGCGACGCTCACACCACGCGAACTCGACGTCGTGCGGTGTGTGGGGCGGGGGATGACGACGGCGCAGATCGCGGCGGAACTGTTCCTTGGGGAGGCGACGGTGAAGTCTCACCTTGCGCGGTCACAGGACAAACTCGGTGTCGCTAGCCGGGTCGAGGTCGGCATCATCGCCGACCGTGCGGGCCTGCTCTGA
- a CDS encoding YnfA family protein, producing the protein MDTLRSIALFVAAAIAEIGGAWLIWQGVREHRGWAWIGAGGVALGIYGFVATLQPDANFGRILAAYGGVFVAGSLLWGMALDGFRPDRYDVMGALLCLVGVAVIMYSPRSS; encoded by the coding sequence GTGGACACGCTTAGATCAATCGCCCTGTTCGTCGCGGCAGCCATCGCCGAGATCGGCGGGGCTTGGTTGATCTGGCAGGGCGTCCGAGAGCATCGCGGCTGGGCGTGGATCGGCGCCGGTGGCGTCGCCTTGGGCATCTACGGGTTCGTCGCAACCCTCCAGCCGGACGCCAACTTCGGGCGAATCCTGGCTGCCTACGGTGGGGTGTTCGTCGCCGGATCACTTCTGTGGGGCATGGCCCTGGATGGGTTCCGACCCGACCGCTATGACGTCATGGGCGCGCTGCTGTGCCTCGTGGGCGTGGCCGTGATCATGTACTCCCCACGCTCTTCCTGA
- a CDS encoding DUF6318 family protein, translated as MIDIPAAAKVNTEDGAVAFVRFWFEQVNVAFTRPNPDLIPTLSASSCKSCASLAEHPVGFAAKGYRVQPAPFRPLTNVKSLGLSTDGTRIAFTLSQGDADVVDRSGKVVDTQKADSVERVALVARKGNQWLMAGLASPTS; from the coding sequence TTGATCGACATCCCGGCAGCCGCGAAGGTGAACACGGAGGACGGTGCCGTTGCGTTTGTGAGGTTCTGGTTCGAGCAAGTCAACGTGGCCTTCACCAGACCTAACCCCGACCTTATTCCGACGCTTTCCGCATCGAGTTGCAAGAGTTGTGCCAGCTTGGCCGAACACCCGGTGGGTTTCGCCGCCAAAGGATACCGAGTCCAGCCAGCCCCATTTCGCCCGCTGACGAACGTGAAGTCGTTGGGCCTTTCAACCGATGGCACCCGTATCGCCTTCACTCTCAGCCAAGGCGACGCCGACGTGGTCGATCGTTCCGGCAAGGTCGTCGATACCCAAAAAGCTGACAGCGTTGAGCGAGTCGCGCTTGTGGCCAGGAAGGGGAACCAATGGCTCATGGCTGGGTTGGCATCGCCTACGTCCTGA